One Nicotiana sylvestris chromosome 12, ASM39365v2, whole genome shotgun sequence genomic window carries:
- the LOC138883500 gene encoding uncharacterized protein: MEADALANLGSSKEIKESDSGTVVQLMHSLLDVDGYYEVNTTNLVWDWRNEIIDYLEHGKLPEDTKASRALQTKAARYCFKRGQLYRKSFQGSLARCLGASEANYIMREVHEGIRGNHSGPYQKIGEREVVDLLWENIICRFEIPKGIACDNMPQFIGAKVTKFLEDLKIKRVTSLPYHPNAKGQAELTNKVIVQNLKNILEAAKGKCAEELPRVLWAY, from the exons ATGGAAGCAGACGCACTGGCCAATCTGGGTTCGTccaaggaaataaaggaatcagACTCCGGTACAGTCGTGCAACTTATGCATTCGCTATTGGATGTGGACGGTTATTATGAAGTAAATACGACTAATTTGGTCTGGGACTGGAGAAATGAGATCATCGACTATCTTGAGCATGGAAAACTTCCCGAAGACACAAAGGCATCCCGAGCACTCCAAACCAAAGCAGCTCGTTACTGCTTCAAGAGAGGCCAGTTGTATAGGAAGTCTTTCCAAGGCTCGTTGGCCCGATGTTTAGGAGCCTCAGAGGCTAATTACATCATGAGAGAAGTTCACGAAGGAATACGTGGAAATCACTCTG GTCCTTACCAGAAAATCGGCGAGCGCGAAGTGGTCGATTTGCTGTGGGAGAATATAATTTGCAGGTTCGAAATACCAAAGGGAATAGCCTGCGACAACATGCCGCAATTTATAGGCGCAAAGGTCACCAAATTCCTTgaagacttgaaaatcaaaagagTCACATCTTTGCCATACCACCCGAATGCAAAGGGCCAAGCGGAATTGACAAATAAGGTGATCGTCCAAAATCTCAAAAATATATTGGAAGCAGCCAAAGGCAAATGTGCTGAAGAGTTACCGAGAGTGCTATGGGCGTATTGA